A segment of the Capricornis sumatraensis isolate serow.1 chromosome 8, serow.2, whole genome shotgun sequence genome:
GGTGAGGTGGCTGGACAGTGGCTGGGTGGGTGGCAGCAGGAGCCAAGGCAAGCGGGCCCCTCCCTGGGGGCTGGTCCAGGCTGGGGCCACAGGAAATCacaataattacaaaataaaacctTTTCCGCTTGGCgggaaaacaaataataaaaattcaacaaaataaattagAGGTTTATAAAAGGCGGGCGGGCAGGAGGGCGGCCGGGCGAGCGGGCGGCAGGTCAGAGGCCGTTGGCGCTGCCGCGCTGGATCAGTGGCACCTTGCTCAGCTCCACGACGGGCGAGCGCGGCTTGTTTTTCATCTTGGGCACCCGCTGCACCAGCTGCTGGGCTTCGCGGTAGGCGTCTCGCAGCTCCTTCTTCCACTGCACCAGCTCTGGGTCACTCTGCGTGCACACTGGCTGTTAGGCGGGGCCCGGCCCCTCTGGCCCCGCCCCAGCCACtctggccccgccccggccccaccCCGGGCCCCCACTCACGTCACACTGCAGGACAAACTGCTTGCCACCTCGGATCTTGAGGAGGAGGCACTTTCGCTCCTTGATCTGCGTCTCCTCCACCGACTGGATCTCCTCCATGGTCAGCAGGCTCTGCTGCAGGGCGGGAAGCGGGCGGTGAGGGCctgggcccccccaccccctggcggCCCGCCCACCCCAGGGGTTCCCGGCCGGGCTGCTCCTTACCGGGGCCTCGCCCTCGCCCCGCCACTCGAGCCGGTTGGGGAACAGGTAGAAGTACCGCCGCTGCCACTGGGTCAGGAAGGGGTTGCCCATCTTGGACATGTAGCCATGCATGATGCAGTCCTTGCCCAGGGCGTAGTCTGACGCGGGGAGAGCGAGAGAGAACTCAGCCGGCCGCCGAGCCGGTGCGAGTGCCGGGTCAGCTGCTCTCTGGCAGGGACCCCGGCTGACACCTGAGCCTGCTTCCCATCTCTAGAGCGGGCAGTGGGTGCCCACGGCAGCTGCTGACCCTCACCTTCCTCGTGGCCCAACTGcttgtttttggttttcttgCGGGCCTCCAGCCGGTCTGTCTCAGCATTGATGGTGTCAAAGACAGTCTCTGCTACCTCCTGCTGCCACCGCTCCGAGATGGTCAGGGGGAAGTTGCGGTAGAGCTCCTGGTCACTGTCCAGTAGCTTCACCAAGAGGGTGCAGAAGGGACGGCTGTCAGCCACAGGCCGGCCTGGCTGCAGGGCCCGGAACATGGTGGTCTGGTCCAACGGCCACCCCCCGGGGACGTGTGGGGAGAAGGAGCCCGAGGCCCACCAGGCAGATGGGGCTGGCACGGGGATCTCATAGGGCCAGAGGACAGAGGACACTGCCAGCCGTGCTCAGGGCtgggaggccaggccaggccccatACCTTGATTCCTTTTGTGTCCTCCTCATCAAAGGAGCCAATGTCGAAGGCGTCGGCTGCGTTCACCTCCCCTCGTGGGGGGATCAATGGGGGAGGGTACTGCGGTGGAACAGGGGCTAGGCATCAGCACCGAGGAGGAGCTCCCGAGCACCCTGCCCGGCCCAGGCTCTGGAGTGTTACCTTTTGCAAGAAGACCATCTGCCAGTCCAGGGAACGGAAGAAGGGGCTCTCCTTTACCTCCTGGGCCCTGTAGGAAGAGAGGGTCAGTGGGGCTTGGCATCACCCAGGTTGTGGGGGTGAGATCTGGGCTGTGGGACAGGTGACCTAGGTTTAACTGCTGGTTTAGCCACACTCTGGCTctgcaaccttgggcaagttccttaaacctcagcctgtttcctcatctttaaaatggggagaaAGAACAGCAGTTTCCACGGCATAGGGCTGTGGTGAGTTTAATACTGGGAATCTTGCAACATCACGCCCAGTGCttagtaaatgtttaataaacataaaaagctGCTGTCATCATCATTAGCAACATCATCTTTGTTCGGTCTGCGCCCACCCCCAGCAGCTGTACAGGACACACCCTCCACCTGGGAACAATGGGCAGGGCTGCCCTAGCACCAACTTGTGAACTCTGCCAAGGAGGCTGGGACCACGGAGTGGGGGGCTCCAGTGACAAAACACAGCCCTTGTCCTCAGAGGAACATGAGCGGAGGCTCGGGCAGGCGGCCCCAGCAACCCCTGCAGAAGCCTAGACACTGCAGTGTGGACATCACCCAGCAgggcaggaaggcctggggtAATGGCTGGGGTCCCAAGCACTCACCCTCGGCCCAGGCAGCCTAGCCTCCGGTTGACATCCCTCTGCAGCAGCCCCTCCAGCAAGGAGCGAAGCTCAGGGGAGAAGGAGTCAGGCAGCTCCACAGcctgcagggaggaggaggggacgttGGCAGAGGCCCACCCCGGTCCCCATCACAGCTCTGGGCCTCGTGAGGCTGCATGAGGCGAGGGCAGACAGAGAGCTTCCAGACACCCCTAGCAGGCATGTTTGCTCTGACAGTGTGGGGAAGGGAGAGCCAATGGGGCTGGAGGCCAGAGGGTGGGCTGCTGGTGGCTGAGACCCTGATGCCCACAGCAGACCCTAGCCACACTACGGCCCCTCATGAGCTCCACCCAGCCTCCCCAGGTTGGGACCCTCCACTCACCATTGTCAATGTCATTCTGTCGATCTCATGCTTGTCTTTGGTCTTATGCTGCCGGAAAGGGCTATGCCTGGGGAAGAAGGGCCAAAGTCCAAGGTCAGAGAACGGGAATGTGCAAACTGAGGCAGGTTGCATgagtggctgctgctaagtcaccgcagttgtgtctgactctgtgcgaccctatagactgtagcccgccaggctcctctgtccttggggattctccaggcaagaatactggagtggtttgcaaagagtcggacacgactgagtgactgaactgaacttgccgtgtcctcctccaggggatcttcctgacctgggactcgaacccgcatctcttgtatctcctgcactgacaggcgggttctctaccactagtgccacctgggaagcccatgaatgatCCTTGCCAAAGCCAGGGATGGTGCCACCCCTGACAGCCACGTGGCAGagcctccccccccaccccccgccacccccagcctccttcctggcctgggggAGAGCCTGTTTCTGTCCTGTGCACCCACCCTGGGATGGCCTGCTCACCCTCGCAGCAGCTTGAAGAGCATGCAGCCCAGGGAGAACCAGTCGGCGCTGCTGTCATAGGCCACACCCTTCTGTAGAACCTCGGGAGCCATGTACCCGTGGGTGCCCCTGGCGGAGTAAGGAGGCCATGAGCGGGTCGGTCGGAGGGTGTGGGAAGAGGGCGTGGGGCTGGGGCACTCACACACTGGCGTGAGGCTTCTTCTTGGAGAAGTCACAGGCCAGGCCCAGGTCTGAGATGCGCACGTGCCCGTGCTCGTCCAGCAGGATGTTGGCCGGCTGTGGAGGAGGCTCAGTGAGCAGCTCAGGACAGGACCCGGTGAGGCAACATGCCAGCCGGGTGGCTGTCTAGAGGCAAGGGTGTCCAGAGACAGGGCCCTGGGTCGGGGGCGTGGGGGGTTTGcggaggggaggagccaggccaGGAAGAGGGCGGGGCGCGCCACACAGGGGCGGGGACAcggcgggagggggcggggacacggcgggagggggcggggacacggcgggagggggcggggcggcgccTCACCTTCAGGTCCCGGTAGACCACGAAGCGGTTGTGCATGTGCTCCAGGCCCAGGATGATCTCCGCGGCGTAGAAGCGCATGTCGGCCTCAGAGAAGACCCCGTGCTGGGACAGGTGGTAGTGCAGGTCCCCGCCTGAGGGAGGCAGCCCGCAGGGGGCGGCGCTcagctcccaccccagcccccagccccgagGTCCACCTGGGGCCAGGCCAGGCACTCACCGTTCATGAGATCCAGGATGAAGCTGAGCTTGTCCGGTGTGTGGAAGGCGTATGACATGCAGACGATGAACGGGCAGTCCTAGGAGCGGATGAAAGAAGAGGTCAGCGCAGGCTGAACTTGGTTCGGAGCCAGGGGCTGAGGTGGGGCGGGCTGCCGCTCACCCCGGTGCTGACGAGCGAAAGCATGATGCGCTCATTCAGGGCCAGAGTCTCCCCTTGCTTCATCTTGATGCGCTTCTTGTCCAGACACTTCATGGCATACCTGTGGGAAAGGAGCCAGTCCCTCAGTCGGTCCGCTGGCACCTTCAGTGCAGGGCCCCAGGGGCGCGGTGGGGTGTGGGCGGTCCTCAGGGCACCCCGGGGGGGGGGCCCTCCTCCCCCTCAGGCATCCCACCCGAGGCAGTGGACCCGATGCTCACATCTTGCCCGTGTCGGCCTTCCGGCAGCCGTAGACCTCACCGAAGCCACCTCGCCCGATGATGCGGTGCACACTGAAGTCGTTCATGGTCAGCTGCGGGGGtggcagcgggggtggggggaggggggtcacTGCAGGCTGCCCGGGCCCCACCCCGGGAGCAGTAAGGGGTTACCCCAAGGCCCGACCCAGGGCCACCCTCACCCTTCCCAAGTGCCGCCCTGCCTGGAGCCATCCGCATTGGGGTCCCAGCACCAACCCCACAGCCGCCCCTGGGGGTTGAAGGTAGATTTCCCCCACTGCCCGAGGGCCTGGGGAGGAGCAGCAGGGAGAGGGTTCTGCACACCCACCCAGCCCACTCACATGGATGTTGAGCTCTACATTCTTCCACTGGCAAAATCGTGTGAATTTATCGCTGCAAGAGAAGAAAGAACCCAAGCTCAGATGAGCCTTAGAAAGTGAGTGAAATTGATACTGGGGGCAAGCTGGCCCCACCCACTGCTATTGCCTGGGCTCCCAAGCCTCAGGGTCCTCTTCCGGGCCTGCCAGCAAGAATGCCAGCCCGGGCTGCCCTACCCCCGTCCCGGCAATGCCAGCACTGTTATCGGTCTTTGGGTTTCTGCTTGGATCAGATAAACTTAGAGGTGAGATCTTCCCACCTGACCCCGACTTCCTGCTACGACATCCACAACAAGGCTCATCTCGTTTCCCTCCTTGCACACATCCAGTGACATACCACTCACTCCTGGTGAAGCCCCTACGCCATGGCTGGGCAGCTGCGACACATCAAGGAATACCCCCCAGGCTGGCTCTGGCCATGAAGGCCACAGGGGGCAGAGGGGTGGGCAGTGTGTCCTCCTGTGCCCATCCTTATCACCAGCCTGATACTTCTCATTCCCAGTAGGCCCAGCAAGGGGctagacagtccatggggagAAAGACACGTGGGTGGTCCCTCACTCCCTTTAGACAGGGATGGGCTTTGAGGTGCCTAGTGCTGAGAAGGGTGGGACAGGAGAGTGGGAGAGTGGCGACCTCTCAGGAGTCCAGGCACTGGGGTATAGACAGGTCCAGGTCCCCACACACTGGGCACTGAAGCAGGCTGGCtgctctcctccaggacatcTGTACCCCTTCTCAGAGCGACCTCTTCCCACCTTCTGCTCCTGCACGTGCCCCGCTCTCACCTCTCGATGAATTTCTGGAACACGTCTCCTCGGAGGTTCTGGCAAATTTCTTCAATATATGGCTAAGAGAGGGAGTGGGAGGTGGGTGACTGAGCCACAGCAGGAGCCGACCAGGCTCCAGGACCCGTGCCACCTGCGGGGAACCCCCGCTTGGCTGGTCGGGAGCGGGGACAAGCCCAGCACACACCTGGAAGAGATCCGGAGGCACCTGCTTCTTCACCAGATGGCCCTGGACGTGCTCGATGGCGCTTTTTGAAAaaggctggggaaggagggagaggtgaGTGACTTCTCCACGGGGCCAGCCCTCCAGTCCCCATGCCCAGGCTGGCACGTGGGGGCACTCACATGTGAGCAGGCCAGCAGCTCCTTCATGATGTACGTGTCGAAGATGTCTCGGCTGCAGACCAGGCgctcctcctctgtctccagcTTCTCGTATTTCTTGATCTAGAGGACAAGATCCCCACAGGTGAGCCCCGGCCCAGTGGGGCACAGGACTGTCTTACAGGTTCAATAAGCAGCCCAAGCCCCTTCCTTTCCCCATGTGCACCAGGGCCAGGCCAATCCGGCCTCACCTCCTCGTAGAACTCCACCAAGGGCTTGGCCTCCTCCAGGTGCTTCAGGCAGAAATCTCGGAAGAGCAGGTACCCTGAAAGCAAGTGTTTTGCGTCAGGCTGAGTCATAGCCCTACAGAGGCTGTCCAATCATGGTGGGGGGTGTGGGCTTAGGGCTTCCTGGGCAGAACTGGccaaggaggtggcagaggtggTCCCTGCGCCGGACGGAGGCTGGGCAAGGTGGCCTTGGAGGTCACCACCAACCAGAGTCTCAGATTCAGGGTCGGGGCGCCCGAGTTCCCACCCCTCTCAGAATCTGCTTCTTCTGATGGTGGCTGGAAAGTGGCAGGCACCCTGGTGAGGCAGAGTGTGGGGCTGACTCTGGCACCTGAaccccctgccctctccctgcaATCTGGGGCCTGCATCTCCCCCAGAAGGGGGACACACCCAGCGGGCAGCTGGGCTGCGTAGGTGCAGTGAGATTTGCCTGGGCCAGGCCAGGGCTGATAcgtgggggctgggggtgcccTGTCCTTGGACCTTATATCCCTCCTCCATCATCAGGCTGACTCTCACAGCTGCCACTCAAAACAGGTGGACAGGGGCGGGAGGTCCAGTaggggaaaccgaggctcagggaGACCTGTCAGGCAGGTGGTACATGGCAGCCTGAGTAGAACTCAGGGCTCTTCTGCCCAGTGCCGGGTCCTGGGAAGGAAGGCCAGAGGGTGAGAGCAGAGGGCCCCAGAG
Coding sequences within it:
- the GRK2 gene encoding beta-adrenergic receptor kinase 1, whose product is MADLEAVLADVSYLMAMEKSKATPAARASKKILLPEPSIRSVMQKYLEDRGEVTFEKIFSQKLGYLLFRDFCLKHLEEAKPLVEFYEEIKKYEKLETEEERLVCSRDIFDTYIMKELLACSHPFSKSAIEHVQGHLVKKQVPPDLFQPYIEEICQNLRGDVFQKFIESDKFTRFCQWKNVELNIHLTMNDFSVHRIIGRGGFGEVYGCRKADTGKMYAMKCLDKKRIKMKQGETLALNERIMLSLVSTGDCPFIVCMSYAFHTPDKLSFILDLMNGGDLHYHLSQHGVFSEADMRFYAAEIILGLEHMHNRFVVYRDLKPANILLDEHGHVRISDLGLACDFSKKKPHASVGTHGYMAPEVLQKGVAYDSSADWFSLGCMLFKLLRGHSPFRQHKTKDKHEIDRMTLTMAVELPDSFSPELRSLLEGLLQRDVNRRLGCLGRGAQEVKESPFFRSLDWQMVFLQKYPPPLIPPRGEVNAADAFDIGSFDEEDTKGIKLLDSDQELYRNFPLTISERWQQEVAETVFDTINAETDRLEARKKTKNKQLGHEEDYALGKDCIMHGYMSKMGNPFLTQWQRRYFYLFPNRLEWRGEGEAPQSLLTMEEIQSVEETQIKERKCLLLKIRGGKQFVLQCDSDPELVQWKKELRDAYREAQQLVQRVPKMKNKPRSPVVELSKVPLIQRGSANGL